The Tripterygium wilfordii isolate XIE 37 chromosome 23, ASM1340144v1, whole genome shotgun sequence genomic sequence tatgatATGACTAGAGCTATAACTAAAAATGTAAGAGAATGATCATTTGATTGAAACCCTTAAGTTTAAAAATTGGAATCGACATTTGATATGTGATGTTAAAGTTTGttgttgtttacttgttttgttTATTAATCATATTTTGTTGACTGTTGAACTTTGAAATTTggtgtttgaactttgacataAGTATTGGCTTAGCTATTTGACATTTTCGATCATTGGATGTATTGTTTTACTTTACATGATATAAACTCTAATTACtcttttttaaacttttttttggatcatcatattttggtttttatttttattctttagcattaaatttaattataatatatttttttatttttaattgaacCTACGGTTCGACCGATGATCCACTGATTGAACTAGTGACCTTGCGCCTTGTGCTGGTCAATGTCCAAATAGGTTTTAAAAACAGGGCTTTACCACCATAGTAGTTTTCATCCGTTGCAAAATAGGAGTAATCTGCTATAAAATGTTCGATTTGACTCATAACTATTACTTGAAGGGCAAGTCTGACGAGTTTTTGGCTTCGTTTGGTGCATCATAtttagtagcatatatgctattgtCCAAACAAACATCCATTTGTTAGGTACAATATTTAAATCTTCGTCATCTATTGTTCTTATTTCTAATTTAGCGTTTGCGTTTCTTGATGAATTTTTGGGTtggattaaaatatttgaatggGTTCGATGATTGCTTGTTGTTCGATTTCTTATGTTAGGGTTTTACGAGTTCgatttcttttgtttctaaTTTATGGTTCAATTTTGATTGTTATtcgatttcttatgtttgggTAAGGTAATTGATTTCTTGCTACTtctgatttgattttgattgttcTTCAAATTCTTATTGTTAGGGTAAGGTCGTTGATTTCTCTTTGGTTCATATTTAGGGTTTGATTTCTTGTTGTTCAATTTCTTATGTTAGGGTAAGGTCATCGATTGCTTTCTGATTCTAACTTAGGCTTTCTAATTCTAACTTAGGCTTCGATTTCTCGTTGTTCGATTGTATTTGACATTTTTTCTCACTGTGGACTAAATCCTTGACAATGATCAGATTCTTTTAAATAGTTTAGAGTTGATGGATTTATACATTGAGGAATCTCATCACGGTGTCTTGTACTTCGATGTTGAGTTGTTCAGTTCTAGTGTTCATAGATAATTGTTTTTGGCTCTATCCCATAGTTCTTCGTTGGACTATATAGAGATGCTTTTCAACAAGAATGGTGGAAATGCTCCTAGTGGCTAACTACTGGTGGATTTCATTGGTCCTTTATTAGACTTTTTCTTAAAACTATTTTTGAACAATATTTGTTGGATTTGGTTAAATGTGTTTAATGGGATGAGTTGAACAATTtctattttatttgatttaagTTGTCAAGACAATATGATTATGTTTTTTGGTTAATCTGATGAAGAGTGgaatgtttttaatttttcattatcatttttatattatatatatatacagtagtATCAGTAATGATGACAGGGATAACACATTTCAAATTAAGTTCCTTGCTTTAGCTTCTTACTATGACACTACAAGCAGTTCTAGACAACGATTTAGAGGCAGTAATCCATGTAAGACTTGTGATTTGGAGGGATAAGGCTGAGTTGTTTATGTGCTGAGTGCTCGCCTAGTACGATGTCATGAAGCTTTTAGAATGCctattattgtttttagaagctTATGGAGGGTGTTGAGGGATGAATATGGATTGAATTGCTCAAAGAACATTGAAATACTTGAGATGGTTGTCATGTTTTATATACAGGGAATGCTTAGTCTAATCGAGATATACAAGAGTATTTTCAACATTCTGAGAGACTATGAGTCACCTTTTAAAAAAGGTGTTagaatttgttttaaaaatgtCAAAGGACATAATTAAACCGATGGGTAATCAATTACATGAAACCCCTAGGTACATTAGAGAGCATTCAAATGTTGAAGATCATATATGTTTGAAGGATTACATTAGGGAGCATTCAAATATTAGAGGCATTTATATGTGTTCATAATATTATTACttttttaattgtagaaaaaataCTATTAGATTGATGCGGGATAAGCAAATAAGAAAGGTTTTTTGGCACCATACAAAGGAAAGAGGTACcatgttcttattttttttagagtACATCGCTTGCATCTAGATTATGTGAAGTTTTCAATAAGGCAAACACAAAATTGGGAAATGTCATCGACATGACATTTGGAGTTACAAAGAAGTGACGGGTATTGGGGTCAATGATTACTTTTGATACTAAGACAGAGACAAAGATTGTGATTTCATGCATaatatttcataattttattcgACTAAATGCTGGTAATGACCTTGGattttaatgaatttgaatCAACGTTTGCGGTTGAAAAAAAGTTCGTGCTCGATTTTTGCTATCCAAAATATGATAGATGACGATGAAAAAAAATGTCGTGATTGAAGACACCAATATGACTTAGTTTTGGAATTTGGTTGAGGAAAAGCTCTTGAGCGCTTCAAgaatatttgttttaatttttataatattttacaaatatgTGTGAACTTATTTggataatattttaaatattactatttgtatgtaaaaaaaatgaaactgttaattttaaatatttataattattaatctttattttataatttgtttttatttactttttgcatatgttacaattaaaatacataatacTCTTGTATGTAATATGTCACAACATATtaaataacatatatgctaccagAAGAAGTGGAACAAAACATTATTAGTATGTCAAACAACATACCATTTTTAATCAGCCTATATTCTGTTATTATTGACAAAATTATCTGTAAAATGAAAGTTTTATCCTCAAGTGTCTGTGAGCAAATTCTACCATGCAGACAAAATATAAGCAAATCTTAGTTTGAAACCTTGAGAAGAAACAACTCTTACTAATTGGACTGCTACCACACTTGCCTTGGTGTCTTTTGTCGAGGGATAAATATGTGTGGCATATGTAGAACATACGTTGGGCTTATTAGGTCCAGTGACTTGTGAgtacaaaatcaaaatattttaggGGTTTTCTGCACTCGTGTCCCCCATTTTTGGATATttataaggttttttttttttatagtactTGGATATTTATAGGGTTAAATTCTTGACAATTCATTTTCTTGAATGCTTGCCTTCAATTGgattgaaaaaagaagagaaagaaataacGGAAAATTTTGTTGGAAAATTCAATGAAGAATTATGAGGGAAAGTAATTGAATTTACGttttcaatgatttttttgtttctttttaagtAAGTATAGAACGTGTGTGTGAGATTTTTGGCTTTCTAGGGTTTGAGGTTGTTTTTGCCCTTGCATTGATATTTCCAAGAATATCAAAGACAtctgtaaaatatatattttacatattttttaaacCATCATACGAAATTACTTACATAACCTTGAATATaccctttcttctttttatatttaGCTTTTTGGATTCCTTCGCAATTcttgtgcctttttttttttttttttaatttaaaagggAACACACATGAGATTGAGGGGCAACTAGGGAGGTCAATGCCTTAAGTGAGAGTATGGTCATTACTTCAAATTAATTAGATAAAAGAGTTTCATCATTTATGTGGTTGTGGGCAGCTAGTTCCATGCAACATGTTCCTTGCCTACCTTGCTCTTAAACACTAATTAATTGATGATCCTAAACCAACTAGGATTATTTAATGTGCTTCATTAGTAATTCAGATTTCTATACCAATTTGGGCTTGGGTTATATAAGAAATCCAACAAAGGGTTTGGTTCAGCTGTCAAAGGATTCAAAACTTATAGGGATAAAATTATCtacaccaaaacaaaaaaaaagaaatagagtAACAAAGTTTGAGACAGAGAAACAAGATATACAGAATAAGATAAATAAACATTCTTCCAAATCCAACATAGGCAGAGGCATATAAATATTGTAATTTCATCAGTATTTCCATGCCGGTGGTGAAATAGTTGAATAATAACTCATTTACAATGATGCATCTTTTAAGAAGAAATCATCCTCTTCAACATCCTCTAAACTTGGCACATTGCCATCCAACAACCAATTGTGGAATTGATATTTGGGTGTTTATTTTGAAGTAAAAAAGGATGCAATGTCTTTGATATGGATTTTGATAAAAGAAAGCATCATAATAATCCCAGAATTTAAGATAcagagtatttttcatacctTTCCAGGCTACGTTATTCTCTCGTGGTAATTGAACCAAAAGATACATCATAAAATGGTTCATGTATTTTCCGTCCTTTGACCTGCAAGTCAAAACATCAATTACTTTAAACTAAATACAACCAGCAATTTGGAGCAGGGAAAAACAGACGAGAAATTCAAAAGTTCCTTGTCCCATATGAAGATGTTTTGTAACTTATATTAAGGAAAATatggttataacttataagagTTTCTAGTGTAAACAATGATAATGTCAATGAACAAGAAGATAAGAAAACGAATGAATGCAAGGTTATAGTAGCAAATACCTGCAAAGAAAGTCACCTTCCTTGCATCTCCCACAAGATTTGTTCTTCAATCTTGCTAAGATTCTCATCATCAAGACGTTTCCATGTCTTGATCTGCTTTAGTCCCATCCATGACTTCTCGCCCTTTTCAAGCTCTGCTAAAATGACTCTTGCTCTGCGCGGCAGCCCAGGCCTTCCATAGGCATGGTAGCCAAAGCCCCCACCATAACAAAACCATATACCATCCAGATTCCCACAAAAGTCATTGTTATGATCATGGCCTATGAACACAGCCTTTACATCTTCCAAGGAAGCAAAGGTCTGTAAAACTCCTGAGTTAACTGTTGAGCAAGCCACACCTTCCTGATAAGTGCCTATAATTTTTTGGTAGTATAACTGCCGAATTTCTGGAATTGGGATATGGAAGAAAACCAGCGCTGGCGGTGATGCCTCAACCGATTGATCAATATCCTGCTTTTGTCCCTGTTAGCGTGTGACCTGCAACATGTTAATGAAACCTAAATCTAGGGAATGCCCTTTGTGCTTGTTGAAACTTTAGGATGGATATTAAAAGGAATTGTAGAATTTGAGAGGcaggaagggaaaaaagaagacgAGGGAATTCACAAAACCCTGAACAAGGATGTGCACAGTTATGCTTTGGCAGGAATTTCATGAAGAAAtggaaaaaatatgtaaatttaaaAGACAATCTTAAACCTTATATTCTAGaaaagagttgtgccttttaAGATGAACTACAGTAATAAACAAGAGATTAGTAACTTTGAATGTTTCAGATGACAAAAGACAGCAATTGAGTTCTTATTTGCAAATTGCACTTTAAATGCATCAGAATTCCAGTTTTCTATACCTGAAATCTACGAGCAACTCCTTCAAGCCATTTAAGTTGAGATTCCTTAATCCACCCATATGTTCGAATTCCTTGAACCACCGCCCTGTCTCCACTGTCAAGAAAGAAAAGATTCAAAATGCTGCTGTTTGCCAAATGGGAACTTTGAGCACCATGAACTTCAATATTGTAATTTCCAAAGCCATCAATGTTTGTCACCATGCTTCCTTTTGCGTGAAAAAAGGAATCTTCAGCTGATGGATAGGTTTGTGAAACTGAATAATCCATGAGGGAGATGAAAGACATCAACTCTTCACGAGTCATCGTAGACTCTTGGTCATGGTTTCCTAATACTGCCGCCCATGGAAGTCCCGATTCTATAGCTGGCCGAAAGGCTCCAAACAGAGATTCAGCAGCATCAGCACTGCTTGGCCCAAATATATTATCTCCTAGTTAAGATAAATGAATTTaaatcagaaaaagaaagggaCGGAAAGGAGAATGGATAGCACAGTAGTACCATACTTTCTGACGATTACGTGTGTCATGATCAAGGAAGTCTAATGAAAATTCAATCTACCAGAACAGAAAATTTTCTTGAATATAGGGAACAAAATTAGGTTAGAAAATTATGTAGTCAAAATAGCAAAACTATAAGTTTGTAATTAGATGAACACTTCATTGAAACAATGGTATGCGTTATCGAATACTACGTATATATTATAAAGTGTCTCGATATTGGAGGCAAGTGAAACAGACTAACAATCTTGTCAGAAGTCATACCAGGGAAGTTCAAGTTCAAAACAGGTCAAATTTCAGAAACTTTTATCCCAGAAGATTGCATGGATTAGTTTTTAAAGCCATGTAAATAAGTTACAAGAAAGGATGCCAATGCATTCTCCACAATGGCACTCAAAGCCAGTTTAACAGTAGTGACAACAGGATAATAGGTGATACCACAGAAGCCTTTTGGATCAAAAACTATTTTAGATTACCACAAGATACCACATGACCGTTTAAAAAACCTAGCTGGGAATTTTGTGCTGTGCAGCAAGATTTATCTATTGATTAAAGAAGTTGTCCTGCATAGTGTTTGATTATTATAAAGAATCGTTATTGtggaaaatatataaaacatCCAGCTTAGTGTCTGATTCATTCACTTGGGAGGATTAACTGCTACAAAGAGTGAAAACAGTAATACATAGAAAGATCCTTTTTTAACAATGGGAACTTTGTTTAATACTTAGAGACCATTTTTTCCCAAGCATCTTTAGAGACTTATTTTGGTTAATCATTGAAATATGATTATAATAGTCTTGGTTGTTTcacacacatgcatgcatgatagacttaaaaataaattcaattagctgaatttttcaaaataaagtaTGTCTTTTAAGGGAACAAGATTAGCTTGAGTGTCCAATAACAGGTAGACGTCTGCGAGTGGGGAATCATGTTATATGCTCGCTAATAGCAAAGGTTCATGGTTTTTCGCCCTTTCAATGAAGAGAATTTTCACATGAATTGTTTTGTCCTCTTTCTGATTGAGCCAAACCAACATGGCTAAACAAGTAACACCACTCGATTCCATTGGCACATTGGCTCCTAAGGCTTTTAAGTTGTATCATTTGGAACATAAATTCTAAGTACATTCTTATGAATCATGAATTAcgattattataattattgatGGAACAACTTATGAATGCTTAACCTGCGCAAATAGACAAGTCTGTGGAGGACGGAAACTCCACAATGGATACTAGAAAGAAAAGTTTGGGAAACTCTGTCTATGGCCATTCAGCAATGGCATTGCCTACgtacaattttaaaattttttaccattcaaactaaaaaatgaaaaattcagCTCAGGTGAACAAATGACTACTATGGAAATGGGTGAAAGAATTCAATTTGGAAATGCCATCAGCCAAATGAACAAATACTACagaaatttttcataaatgtcACAAAATCAGAGCCATGAATCACACACACGCACTAACATCAGAAGTGCTTATTTATAGCAGCCTAAAGAAAGTGAGAACCCGGGGTAGTGCCAGTGCAATATTGCACCGGTTTTTTACCACTTCACTTTTACAGCCATCGGATCATTGAAAATAGATCTGATGGCTGTCATGTGATAAAGGTTAAAGACGGCCCATTTTGTTCTCCCGCGCAATGAATCCCAATTTTCAGAAATAGACCTAAAAATACCGCCTTTCTCCGTAGACGAATGGTCTCTgccaaattaacaaaaaaatcacaattcttctcctcttctttcaCGTACGGGGTTGACATAGAAGCTTTTTCATACGGTTTTACATTTCTTGTAAGCGACCACTATGATTTAGGCCTTTTTCTTGTTCTGCACTTGCTTTTgtggtgtgttttttttttttttagattttgaaaTTCCCAGTGCCCTAATAAGGCGCACAAGAAGCGGTGGTGATGGCGAATTTATTTTCGTTAAGTTCCGAATTGCGTTAAATGGATTTTGAAATTTCCACTAGCTCACCTAGTCGGTTCTTGCGCATTACACCTTAACACATCATATATGCAGTACTCTGTTCTTTCTCGTTTGATTTGAATATTGTCATGCTGAAATTTACaagcattatttatttaaaatgatcTTGAAATAGCTTTTTTCCGTTTACCTAGGGACTTGataattttaattgaattaattgATGGTCATATGAACACTTTGAAATGGTGAATAtgtttgtacaatatttagtaacacttttttttccttttgactgACTTTTACAGGAATTCTTTTTAGCATGGATAGCTCTATTGACACTTGTAATGATAGTCCTCCAATGATAGATGAGGAGCAAGATTGGATACCTAGGATTGGTATGGAGTTTGACTCAGTCGATTGTGCATTTCAGTTTTGGAAAGTTTATTCAAAAAAGATCGGTTTTTGTGTCAGAAAAGAGTACAGTAACAAGAATCGAAAATTGGAGTTGTTGTTAGTAAATTGCTTGGTTGTTGCAAGGAGGGTcaaaagagaggaaagaaaTATGATGATGACATGATTCGCCACCGTTCGTCTACAAAGACCGATTGGAAAGCAAGGTTCAAAATAGTTTTagttaaagagagagaaatatataGTGAATGAGTTTGTAGAGGAACATAATCACGAGTTACAACCTCCGACAACTACTCACATGCTTAGATCACATAGAGAGCTCACTACACCGCATGCATTTGCAATTACTTTGGCTTCTGATTCAGGGCTTGCTCCTAAAGTAACACAAGAATTAATGAGCGTAGAAGCTGGTGGTATGACTAAGCTTGGGTTTGTTATTGAAGCTCAGAAATCATACTTAAGATCTAGGAGGAAAGGAGATATGGCTCATGGGGAGCTTGGAAGCATATTTACatattttgagaagaaaaatatggGTGATCCTAAAGTTTACTATGCTCTACAACTTGACAATGCTGACCAAATTACTAATATATTCTGGCCTGATGCAAAATTTGTTGATGATTATGTTGCTTTTGGTGATGTGGGAACCTTTGATACAACTTTTGGTACAAATTAAGGGATGATACCTTTGGGTGTGTTTATTGGATATAATCATCATAGACAAATAGTGATTTTTGGAGCTACACTTTTGTATGACGAGACTACTGAATCTTTTAGGTGGCTTTTTAGTACGTTTGTAAATGCACATGCTGGTAATAAGCCTCATTCAATCTTTATGGATCAAGATGTTGCTATGGCAAGTGCCTTAGAGAGTAAGTGACCAAAAGTATGTCATGGATTGTGCAGATGACACATTAAACAAAATGCATTGAAACATCTTGGTTGTTACATGAGGAATAAGTCTCCATTTATGATGAATTTTAATAAGTGTACGAATATGAAGCTGAGAGGAAATTTGAGGATAAATGGAAGAAATTGCTTGAAGACTACAATTTAATGGAGAATAGTTGGTTGACTCGCATATATGAAAAGAATGATAAATGGGCTAAGGCCTATATGAAAATTTATTCACAATGGGCATCCAAAGTACACAAATGTCTGAAAATTTAACAGTGAAATGGTAAAAAACCGGTGCATTAGTGCACC encodes the following:
- the LOC119993234 gene encoding probable inactive purple acid phosphatase 28 isoform X2, giving the protein MDSVPEKWSWKHSFLYLSFIYAILYLFHIHIAHKLLLGNEPVRVKRSPDLPLRFRHDGTFKILQVADMHYGNGLMTRCRDVLETEFEHCTDLNTTRFLERMIRAERPDFIAFTGDNIFGPSSADAAESLFGAFRPAIESGLPWAAVLGNHDQESTMTREELMSFISLMDYSVSQTYPSAEDSFFHAKGSMVTNIDGFGNYNIEVHGAQSSHLANSSILNLFFLDSGDRAVVQGIRTYGWIKESQLKWLEGVARRFQDIDQSVEASPPALVFFHIPIPEIRQLYYQKIIGTYQEGVACSTVNSGVLQTFASLEDVKAVFIGHDHNNDFCGNLDGIWFCYGGGFGYHAYGRPGLPRRARVILAELEKGEKSWMGLKQIKTWKRLDDENLSKIEEQILWEMQGR
- the LOC119993234 gene encoding probable inactive purple acid phosphatase 28 isoform X1 encodes the protein MDSVPEKWSWKHSFLYLSFIYAILYLFHIHIAHKLLLGNEPVRVKRSPDLPLRFRHDGTFKILQVADMHYGNGLMTRCRDVLETEFEHCTDLNTTRFLERMIRAERPDFIAFTGDNIFGPSSADAAESLFGAFRPAIESGLPWAAVLGNHDQESTMTREELMSFISLMDYSVSQTYPSAEDSFFHAKGSMVTNIDGFGNYNIEVHGAQSSHLANSSILNLFFLDSGDRAVVQGIRTYGWIKESQLKWLEGVARRFQGQKQDIDQSVEASPPALVFFHIPIPEIRQLYYQKIIGTYQEGVACSTVNSGVLQTFASLEDVKAVFIGHDHNNDFCGNLDGIWFCYGGGFGYHAYGRPGLPRRARVILAELEKGEKSWMGLKQIKTWKRLDDENLSKIEEQILWEMQGR